A part of Propioniciclava coleopterorum genomic DNA contains:
- a CDS encoding DoxX family protein, whose product MIVALWILNALLALAFLGAGLMKLATPKATLREKGMAWTDEYSATMVKVIGGAEALGALGLILPLATGIAPILAPIAALCLALTMAGAVATHVRRKEPVAPGLVLGLASLASAALGFAVVL is encoded by the coding sequence ATGATCGTCGCCCTCTGGATCCTCAACGCCCTGCTCGCCCTCGCCTTCCTCGGCGCGGGCCTCATGAAGCTGGCCACGCCCAAGGCGACGCTGCGGGAGAAGGGCATGGCCTGGACCGACGAGTACTCCGCCACGATGGTCAAGGTGATCGGGGGCGCGGAGGCGCTCGGCGCGCTCGGCCTGATCCTGCCCCTGGCCACCGGGATCGCGCCGATCCTCGCGCCCATCGCGGCCCTGTGCCTCGCCCTCACGATGGCCGGCGCCGTCGCGACCCACGTGCGCCGCAAGGAGCCCGTGGCGCCCGGGCTCGTCCTGGGGCTGGCCTCGCTGGCCTCCGCCGCGCTGGGCTTCGCGGTCGTCCTCTAG
- a CDS encoding S49 family peptidase: MPQAPLAPPPGPAGPPPRALRPETPFRRGFGLGAGAGLGAGLALIAGSLVASILGGIALMGLGAAASSVTGANQTGVEPLATVWGPSTARDTLRSIPIRGAMMTSGADGLGLTAGTYGYEVADVLDGMTAESAGGVVLTMNTPGGSIAGARAIADAVDRYRERTGKKVYAYVEDMSASAGMYAMAGADEIVVEHGSVVGSIGVIMGPLERYRNVTATGSILGAVQAERIESEYITAGTGKDSGNPFRDMTPAERAELQAIVDEFYGDFVDHVAAKRSIDRAVIVDQLGAAIFAPRKAKEVGLIDAELGRDEAMRRFASDAGLDPANTRVVEAAAPTMWAQLLGAADRPWGVAPAALPIDGQPARATSTLCTQARTPLAYHGSIEAVCG, encoded by the coding sequence ATGCCCCAGGCGCCCCTGGCACCGCCCCCCGGACCCGCTGGACCGCCTCCCCGCGCGCTGCGGCCCGAGACGCCGTTCCGGCGGGGATTCGGGCTCGGCGCGGGCGCCGGGCTGGGCGCGGGGCTCGCGCTGATCGCCGGCTCGCTGGTCGCGTCGATCCTGGGCGGCATCGCCCTCATGGGGCTCGGCGCCGCCGCGTCGTCGGTGACGGGGGCGAACCAGACCGGGGTGGAGCCCCTGGCGACCGTCTGGGGCCCGAGCACGGCGCGCGACACCCTGCGGTCCATCCCCATCCGCGGCGCCATGATGACCAGCGGCGCCGACGGGCTCGGGCTGACCGCCGGCACCTACGGCTACGAGGTCGCCGACGTCCTGGACGGGATGACCGCCGAGTCGGCGGGCGGCGTCGTCCTGACGATGAACACCCCGGGCGGCTCGATCGCGGGGGCGCGAGCGATCGCCGACGCGGTCGACCGCTACCGCGAGCGCACCGGCAAGAAGGTGTACGCCTACGTCGAGGACATGTCGGCCTCGGCGGGCATGTACGCGATGGCGGGCGCCGACGAGATCGTCGTCGAGCACGGCTCGGTCGTGGGCAGCATCGGCGTGATCATGGGCCCGCTGGAGCGGTACCGCAACGTGACCGCCACCGGCAGCATCCTCGGCGCGGTGCAGGCCGAGCGGATCGAGAGCGAGTACATCACCGCGGGCACGGGCAAGGACTCGGGCAACCCGTTCCGCGACATGACCCCGGCCGAGCGCGCGGAGCTGCAGGCGATCGTGGACGAGTTCTACGGCGACTTCGTCGACCATGTCGCGGCGAAGCGCAGCATCGACCGCGCGGTGATCGTGGATCAGCTCGGCGCCGCGATCTTCGCGCCCCGCAAGGCCAAGGAGGTCGGCCTGATCGACGCGGAGCTGGGTCGGGACGAGGCGATGCGGCGGTTCGCGTCCGACGCGGGGCTCGACCCGGCCAACACCCGCGTGGTGGAGGCGGCCGCGCCGACGATGTGGGCGCAGCTGCTGGGTGCCGCCGACCGGCCGTGGGGCGTCGCGCCGGCGGCGCTGCCGATCGACGGCCAGCCGGCCCGCGCCACGAGCACGCTGTGCACCCAGGCACGGACGCCGCTGGCCTACCACGGCAGCATCGAGGCCGTCTGCGGCTGA
- a CDS encoding DUF4032 domain-containing protein, producing the protein MGTVPRFLAAQPDARLIPLPWHLPLADWPTDVLVALPRGISRHVVRFIQVGSEVFAAKELLEGSAMHEYRMLTDLSRLRAPAVEPSGVVSGRVDLQGNPLDSILLTRHLQFSLPYRSLFSTGVRRDTVSRLIDAMVVLLARLHLLGFLWGDVSLSNILFRRDAGEFAAYLVDAETGELHEHLSDGQRLHDLEIAVVNLFGEFCDLKEGRMLDEQLDPLALVKQIETRYHDLWQELTGVEEFAGSELSRIESRVRRLNNLGFDVAELDIQTSATGETIRIQPKVVDAGHHSRRLLRLTGLDTEENQARRLLNDLDAYRAKNNLSHVEESVAAHQWLMHAFEPVVTAIPPDLAGKREPAQIYHEVLDYRWYQSQRERREVPLTEAVLGYITDVLSALPDEVISSEMLAPVGESRQLVNPLDPSQGFVDDQDLPEDPWEREAFAPGTEVLPDHLDIDALRRRAKG; encoded by the coding sequence ATGGGGACCGTGCCTCGCTTCCTTGCGGCCCAGCCCGACGCCCGCCTGATCCCCCTGCCGTGGCACCTCCCGCTCGCCGACTGGCCCACCGACGTCCTGGTCGCCCTCCCCCGCGGCATCTCGCGGCACGTCGTCCGCTTCATCCAGGTCGGCTCGGAGGTCTTCGCCGCCAAGGAGCTCCTGGAAGGCTCGGCGATGCACGAGTACCGGATGCTCACCGACCTCAGCCGGCTCCGCGCGCCCGCCGTGGAGCCGTCCGGCGTCGTGTCGGGGCGCGTCGACCTGCAGGGCAACCCGCTGGACTCGATCCTTCTGACCCGGCACCTGCAGTTCTCCCTGCCCTACCGGTCGCTGTTCTCCACCGGGGTGCGCCGCGACACGGTGTCGCGGCTGATCGACGCCATGGTCGTCCTGCTCGCCCGGCTGCACCTGCTGGGCTTCCTGTGGGGCGACGTGTCGCTGTCCAACATCCTGTTCCGCCGGGACGCGGGCGAGTTCGCCGCCTACCTCGTCGACGCCGAGACCGGCGAACTGCACGAACACCTGTCGGACGGGCAGCGGCTGCACGACCTGGAGATCGCCGTGGTGAACCTGTTCGGCGAGTTCTGCGACCTGAAGGAGGGCCGGATGCTCGACGAGCAGCTCGACCCGCTGGCGCTGGTCAAGCAGATCGAGACCCGCTACCACGACCTGTGGCAGGAGCTCACCGGCGTGGAGGAGTTCGCCGGGAGCGAGCTGTCCCGCATCGAGTCGCGCGTCCGCCGCCTCAACAACCTCGGCTTCGACGTGGCCGAACTCGACATCCAGACCTCCGCCACGGGCGAGACCATCCGGATCCAGCCCAAGGTGGTGGACGCAGGCCACCACAGCCGCCGCCTGCTGCGTCTGACGGGGCTCGACACCGAGGAGAACCAGGCGCGCCGCCTGCTGAACGACCTGGACGCATACCGCGCCAAGAACAACCTCAGCCACGTCGAGGAGTCGGTCGCGGCCCACCAGTGGCTCATGCACGCGTTCGAGCCGGTCGTCACCGCCATCCCGCCGGACCTGGCCGGCAAGCGCGAGCCCGCGCAGATCTACCACGAGGTGCTCGACTACCGCTGGTACCAGTCGCAGCGCGAGCGCCGCGAGGTGCCGCTCACCGAGGCCGTGCTGGGCTACATCACCGACGTGCTGAGCGCCCTGCCCGACGAGGTGATCTCGTCGGAGATGCTCGCCCCGGTCGGAGAGTCCCGGCAGCTGGTCAACCCGCTCGACCCGTCCCAGGGGTTCGTCGACGACCAGGACCTCCCCGAGGACCCGTGGGAGCGGGAGGCCTTCGCGCCGGGCACCGAGGTGCTGCCCGACCACCTCGACATCGACGCCCTGCGCCGCCGCGCCAAGGGCTGA
- a CDS encoding DedA family protein: MTEQPERDAARSANADDSPSASSADAEQEWWQAEGLPWKHKPGRADFACLTALSVAAVYGLVMLPLRPIMLGLAPHILGSLGYRTGLVLVGALAAVGDQWWPLVLLFGSLMSMKFDWIYWWAGKLWGRSILDIWVDGKSPRTQRRYERAWSWARRYETLAIVVTFLPIPIPAAVVYAALGAAGTSLRKFLTVGFLSALGTSAGYMALGYWIGEPAVAAVDTYGKYLWYVSIAIIVGMLAVYFYRARKQEAPQG; this comes from the coding sequence GTGACCGAACAGCCCGAGCGGGACGCCGCCCGATCCGCGAATGCGGATGACTCGCCGAGCGCTTCCTCCGCGGATGCGGAGCAGGAGTGGTGGCAGGCCGAAGGGTTGCCGTGGAAGCACAAGCCCGGGCGTGCCGACTTCGCGTGCCTCACCGCGCTGAGCGTCGCCGCGGTCTACGGGCTGGTCATGTTGCCGCTGCGTCCGATCATGCTCGGCCTCGCGCCGCACATCCTGGGCTCGCTCGGCTACCGCACCGGTCTCGTCCTGGTCGGCGCGCTCGCCGCGGTCGGGGACCAGTGGTGGCCGCTGGTGTTGCTGTTCGGCTCGCTGATGAGCATGAAGTTCGACTGGATCTACTGGTGGGCCGGGAAGCTGTGGGGGCGCTCGATCCTCGACATCTGGGTCGACGGCAAGTCGCCGCGCACCCAGCGCCGCTACGAGCGGGCCTGGAGCTGGGCGCGCCGCTACGAGACGCTGGCGATCGTCGTGACGTTCCTGCCGATCCCGATCCCCGCGGCCGTGGTCTACGCCGCCCTGGGTGCGGCCGGCACCAGCCTGCGCAAGTTCCTCACGGTCGGCTTCCTCAGCGCGCTGGGCACGAGCGCCGGCTACATGGCGCTCGGTTACTGGATCGGGGAGCCGGCGGTCGCCGCGGTCGACACCTACGGCAAGTACCTGTGGTACGTCTCCATCGCGATCATCGTCGGCATGCTGGCGGTGTACTTCTACCGCGCCCGCAAGCAGGAGGCCCCCCAGGGCTGA
- a CDS encoding glycine hydroxymethyltransferase yields the protein MSDHAATASSAYSQALSIISSVEPRISDAIRSELDDQRNSLKLIASENYASLATLLTMGNWLSDKYAEGTIGHRFYAGCQNVDTVEAVAAEHARELFGAQYAYVQPHSGIDANLVAYWAILNKRVESPTLARLGAKNVNELSEADWEELRHEFNAQRVMGMSLDAGGHLTHGFRHNISGKMFEQRAYGTDPETGLIDYDALREAAREFKPLILVAGYSAYPRRVNFAKMREIADEVGATLFVDMAHFAGLVAGKVFTGEENPVGYADVVASTTHKSLRGPRGGFLLSTPEYAEFIDKGCPMVLGGPLSHVMAAKAVAFAEARTDDFQTYARAVADNAQTLAEGLAKRGVTLVTGGTDNHLVLLDVTTSFGLTGRQAESALLDAGVVTNRNSIPRDPNGAWYTSGIRIGTPALTSRGFGADEFDRVAGLIADVLANTEPVTASTGKPGKAKYTLADGVADRTKAAAAEMLAANPLYPGLEL from the coding sequence GTGTCCGACCACGCCGCCACCGCGTCCAGCGCCTACAGCCAAGCCCTGTCGATCATCAGCAGCGTGGAGCCGCGCATCAGCGACGCCATCCGCTCCGAGCTCGACGATCAGCGCAACTCCCTCAAGCTCATCGCCTCCGAGAACTACGCCTCGCTGGCCACGCTGCTCACCATGGGCAACTGGCTGTCGGACAAGTACGCCGAGGGCACCATCGGCCACCGCTTCTACGCGGGCTGCCAGAACGTCGACACCGTGGAGGCGGTGGCCGCCGAGCACGCCCGCGAGCTGTTCGGCGCCCAGTACGCCTACGTGCAGCCGCACTCGGGCATCGACGCGAACCTCGTCGCCTACTGGGCGATCCTCAACAAGCGCGTCGAGTCCCCCACGCTGGCCCGCCTGGGCGCCAAGAACGTCAACGAGCTGTCCGAGGCCGACTGGGAGGAGCTGCGCCACGAGTTCAACGCCCAGCGCGTCATGGGCATGAGCCTGGACGCCGGCGGGCACCTCACCCACGGCTTCCGCCACAACATCTCCGGCAAGATGTTCGAGCAGCGGGCCTACGGCACCGACCCCGAGACCGGCCTGATCGACTATGACGCCCTCCGCGAGGCCGCCCGGGAGTTCAAGCCGCTGATCCTCGTGGCCGGCTACTCGGCCTACCCGCGCCGCGTGAACTTCGCGAAGATGCGCGAGATCGCCGACGAGGTCGGCGCGACCCTGTTCGTCGACATGGCGCACTTCGCGGGCCTGGTCGCCGGCAAGGTGTTCACCGGCGAGGAGAACCCGGTCGGCTACGCCGACGTCGTCGCCTCGACCACCCACAAGAGCCTGCGCGGTCCCCGCGGCGGCTTCCTGCTCTCGACGCCCGAGTACGCCGAGTTCATCGACAAGGGCTGCCCCATGGTGCTGGGCGGCCCGCTGAGCCACGTCATGGCCGCCAAGGCCGTCGCGTTCGCCGAAGCCCGCACCGACGACTTCCAGACCTACGCCCGGGCCGTCGCCGACAACGCCCAGACCCTCGCCGAGGGCCTGGCCAAGCGCGGCGTGACCCTGGTCACCGGCGGCACGGACAACCACCTCGTCCTGCTCGACGTGACCACCTCGTTCGGCCTCACCGGCCGGCAGGCCGAGTCGGCGCTGCTGGACGCCGGCGTGGTGACCAACCGCAACTCGATCCCGCGCGACCCCAACGGCGCCTGGTACACCTCCGGCATCCGCATCGGGACGCCGGCGCTCACCTCGCGCGGCTTCGGCGCCGACGAGTTCGACCGCGTCGCCGGCCTGATCGCCGACGTCCTGGCGAACACCGAGCCCGTCACGGCGTCCACCGGCAAGCCGGGCAAGGCCAAGTACACGCTGGCCGACGGCGTCGCCGACCGCACGAAGGCCGCGGCCGCCGAGATGCTGGCCGCCAACCCGCTGTACCCCGGCCTGGAGCTCTGA
- a CDS encoding DUF2207 family protein, translated as MVTAKPRLVRCWLLLLATAALLLVPTATPAHAADSVTSYVAEANVAQDGALRVRATITPDAAGGDLVQRFATTLETTGNRSFEFRISDVKATRGGADAGATVRHDAGYDIVTVPLTSADPVVLEYTVVGAALDSDAGTTVVWRLLQGLNMPVQTFDATVHAPVPFTMIDCEAGPPAAPGACGWYQGGTHDVPDPTFHDGPRGAGEVVQVTLRFAPGSVTPNQILTHHWTLDRAFSLDPLPLGLAALVALAGLGGLYLLSHRLRREPSPDITPTLVGTFRPVGPGHSEFEISDGIRPGQVGTLMDGRADPVDVTATLVDLAVHGSFLIRELPRGRFEQGDWEFVTRDAADRELRPYEKTLVEALAPVDGVPARVSQLAARVADVLPTLQGQLYDDVVERGWYGRRPDAHQASTATNAWIGLGVAAVIAALLIALTPFGLLGLVLVALAAGFGWVLQDAPARTQDGTKVMEGLDILRGQLLTQPTDEMPADKAELELSEVLPYAIVLGGLGRWLDGLAATDTDPDPDETDLFWYHGPEGWQLSDLPESLRHFITTVEGRLLER; from the coding sequence GTGGTAACCGCGAAACCCCGCCTGGTCCGCTGCTGGCTGCTCCTGCTGGCCACGGCCGCGCTGCTGCTCGTGCCGACGGCCACCCCCGCCCACGCCGCCGACTCCGTGACCAGCTACGTCGCGGAGGCGAACGTCGCGCAGGACGGCGCGCTGCGGGTCAGGGCCACCATCACCCCGGACGCCGCAGGCGGCGACCTGGTGCAGCGGTTCGCGACCACCCTGGAGACGACGGGCAACCGCTCGTTCGAGTTCCGGATCAGCGACGTCAAGGCGACCCGCGGCGGCGCGGACGCCGGCGCGACGGTCCGCCACGACGCCGGCTACGACATCGTCACCGTGCCCCTGACCAGCGCCGATCCCGTCGTGCTGGAGTACACGGTGGTCGGGGCGGCGCTGGACTCCGACGCCGGCACCACGGTCGTGTGGCGGCTGCTGCAGGGCCTCAACATGCCCGTCCAGACGTTCGACGCCACCGTGCACGCGCCCGTCCCGTTCACCATGATCGACTGCGAGGCCGGCCCGCCCGCCGCTCCCGGCGCCTGCGGCTGGTACCAGGGCGGCACGCACGACGTGCCCGACCCGACCTTCCACGACGGCCCCCGCGGCGCCGGCGAGGTCGTCCAGGTGACGCTGCGGTTCGCGCCCGGCTCGGTCACCCCCAACCAGATCCTCACCCACCACTGGACGCTGGACCGGGCGTTCTCGCTCGACCCGCTGCCGCTCGGCCTCGCCGCGCTGGTTGCGCTCGCCGGCCTCGGCGGCCTGTACCTCCTGTCGCACCGGCTGCGGCGCGAGCCCTCGCCCGACATCACCCCGACCCTGGTGGGGACGTTCCGCCCCGTCGGCCCCGGGCACAGCGAGTTCGAGATCAGCGATGGCATCCGTCCCGGCCAGGTCGGCACCCTGATGGACGGCCGCGCCGACCCCGTCGACGTCACCGCCACCCTGGTCGACCTCGCCGTGCACGGTTCGTTCCTGATCCGCGAGCTGCCGCGGGGCCGCTTCGAGCAGGGCGACTGGGAGTTCGTGACCCGGGACGCGGCCGACCGGGAGCTGCGGCCCTACGAGAAGACCCTCGTGGAGGCGCTGGCGCCCGTCGACGGCGTGCCCGCCCGGGTCTCGCAGCTCGCCGCCCGCGTCGCCGACGTCCTGCCCACGCTGCAGGGGCAGCTCTACGACGACGTCGTCGAGCGCGGCTGGTACGGCCGCCGGCCCGACGCGCACCAGGCCAGCACGGCCACCAACGCCTGGATCGGGCTCGGCGTCGCGGCCGTCATCGCCGCCCTGCTGATCGCCCTCACCCCGTTCGGCCTGCTCGGGCTGGTGCTGGTCGCCCTGGCGGCCGGATTCGGGTGGGTGCTGCAGGACGCCCCGGCGCGCACGCAGGACGGCACGAAGGTCATGGAGGGCCTCGACATCCTGCGCGGGCAACTGCTGACCCAGCCCACCGACGAGATGCCGGCCGACAAGGCCGAGCTGGAGCTGTCGGAGGTGCTGCCGTACGCCATCGTGCTGGGCGGGCTCGGCCGCTGGCTGGACGGGCTGGCCGCCACCGACACCGACCCGGACCCCGACGAGACCGACCTGTTCTGGTACCACGGCCCCGAGGGCTGGCAGCTCTCCGACCTGCCGGAGTCCCTGCGCCACTTCATCACCACCGTCGAGGGCCGCCTGCTGGAGCGCTGA
- a CDS encoding MarR family winged helix-turn-helix transcriptional regulator, whose translation MDETRWLSEEERQAWIGLSMVVTWLPQALDAQLVRDSDLRHAEYQVLSWLSMAPGRSARMGAIAELSHLNASHLSRVAARLEGRGLLRREPDPEDGRATLAALTPTGWDAVVAAAPGHVENVRRLVFDALDAEQVARLNEISRAIASALRPGVARGCQGGEAQA comes from the coding sequence ATGGATGAGACGCGCTGGCTGAGCGAGGAGGAGCGGCAGGCCTGGATCGGTCTGTCGATGGTGGTGACGTGGCTGCCCCAGGCGCTGGACGCCCAGCTCGTGCGCGACAGCGATCTGCGTCACGCGGAATACCAGGTGCTCTCGTGGCTCTCGATGGCACCGGGGCGCAGCGCCCGGATGGGGGCGATCGCCGAGTTGTCGCACCTCAACGCGTCCCACCTGTCGCGGGTCGCCGCGCGCCTCGAGGGCCGCGGGCTGCTGCGCCGCGAGCCCGACCCCGAGGACGGGCGGGCGACGCTGGCCGCGCTCACCCCGACGGGCTGGGACGCCGTCGTCGCGGCCGCGCCCGGGCACGTCGAGAACGTGCGGCGGCTGGTGTTCGACGCCCTCGACGCCGAGCAGGTGGCGCGGCTGAACGAGATCAGCCGCGCGATCGCGTCCGCGCTGCGCCCCGGCGTCGCGCGGGGCTGCCAGGGCGGCGAGGCTCAGGCCTGA
- a CDS encoding DUF4303 domain-containing protein, translating to MLPDDPTAPGVLSAALTPALATALERQVTGVPDAEVVGLGVFTDADATSIVAVANTRAHLDAMVAAKPRYAADQVWDMGAWWTPARDTPPREPDPLRGFEAAFGQVHDRLQGDAAVGAPVMASRRFIWDAILTALVDLRARGFFARWPNAVIEMDAYDAEIDFEEIADWGDRLNPPEVARGFRAFLGIA from the coding sequence ATGCTGCCCGACGACCCCACCGCGCCCGGCGTCCTGTCCGCCGCCCTGACCCCGGCGCTGGCCACCGCGCTCGAGCGCCAGGTGACGGGCGTCCCGGACGCCGAGGTGGTGGGGCTGGGCGTGTTCACCGACGCCGACGCCACCTCGATCGTCGCGGTCGCGAACACCCGTGCCCACCTGGACGCCATGGTCGCGGCCAAGCCCCGCTACGCCGCCGACCAGGTGTGGGACATGGGCGCCTGGTGGACGCCCGCGCGCGACACCCCGCCGCGGGAGCCCGACCCGCTGCGCGGGTTCGAGGCCGCCTTCGGCCAGGTGCACGACCGGCTGCAGGGCGACGCCGCCGTCGGCGCGCCGGTGATGGCGTCGCGCCGGTTCATCTGGGACGCGATCCTCACCGCGCTGGTCGACCTGCGCGCACGCGGCTTCTTCGCCCGCTGGCCGAACGCCGTGATCGAGATGGACGCCTACGACGCCGAGATCGACTTCGAGGAGATCGCCGACTGGGGCGATCGGCTGAACCCGCCCGAGGTCGCCCGGGGCTTCCGGGCGTTCCTCGGCATCGCCTGA
- the rlmB gene encoding 23S rRNA (guanosine(2251)-2'-O)-methyltransferase RlmB produces MAGNSQRKGAVRKRGKGLGNAGNTAGSGGRVKRGLEGRGPTPKAEDRPYHKAYRKRRPEESPISAERPRGRRTPPGEQRVRTADRKAPGAEWVIGRNAVLEALQADLPVRRAYLMEGAERDSRIGDILRIAAEKSITLLQASRTELDRMTSGAVHQGVAVQLPEFEYAHPSDVLADALDSHAPLVVACDSITDPRNLGAIIRSAAAFGAVGIVLPERRSAHMTAASWKTSAGAAARVPIALATNLNRVIKEYADAGFVVVGLAGEGDTPVDEIPGVEGPVLLVIGSEGDGLSRLVRENCDVLASIPISSSVESLNASVAASIALYAIEQARAQA; encoded by the coding sequence ATGGCCGGGAACAGTCAGCGCAAGGGGGCCGTCCGCAAGCGCGGCAAGGGCCTGGGCAACGCCGGGAACACCGCCGGCTCGGGCGGACGCGTCAAGCGCGGCCTCGAGGGGCGGGGTCCCACGCCCAAGGCGGAGGACCGCCCGTACCACAAGGCGTATCGCAAGCGCCGGCCCGAGGAGTCGCCGATCTCGGCCGAGCGGCCCCGCGGCCGCCGCACCCCGCCGGGCGAGCAGCGGGTCCGCACCGCCGACCGCAAGGCGCCCGGCGCGGAGTGGGTCATCGGCCGCAACGCGGTGCTGGAGGCCCTGCAGGCCGACCTGCCGGTGCGGCGCGCCTACCTGATGGAGGGTGCGGAGCGGGACTCCCGGATCGGCGACATCCTGCGGATCGCCGCCGAGAAGAGCATCACGCTGCTGCAGGCGTCCCGCACCGAGCTGGACCGGATGACCTCCGGCGCGGTGCACCAGGGCGTGGCGGTGCAGCTTCCCGAGTTCGAGTACGCGCACCCCTCCGACGTGCTGGCCGACGCGCTCGACAGCCACGCGCCGCTCGTGGTGGCCTGTGACTCCATCACCGATCCCCGGAACCTGGGCGCGATCATCCGCTCGGCGGCCGCGTTCGGCGCCGTCGGCATCGTGCTGCCCGAGCGCCGCTCCGCGCACATGACCGCCGCGTCGTGGAAGACGTCGGCGGGCGCGGCGGCGCGCGTCCCGATCGCGCTGGCGACCAACCTCAACCGCGTCATCAAGGAGTACGCCGACGCGGGCTTCGTGGTGGTCGGCCTGGCCGGCGAGGGCGACACCCCCGTCGACGAGATCCCCGGCGTCGAGGGCCCGGTGCTGCTGGTGATCGGCTCCGAGGGCGACGGCCTGTCCCGGCTGGTCCGGGAGAACTGCGACGTGCTGGCGTCGATCCCGATCAGCTCGTCCGTGGAGAGCCTCAACGCCTCGGTGGCGGCCTCGATCGCGCTCTACGCCATCGAGCAGGCGCGCGCTCAGGCCTGA
- a CDS encoding ABC transporter ATP-binding protein, which translates to MAAVSFKDATRVYPGSDHPAVDKLNLEIGDGEFMVLVGPSGCGKSTSLRMLAGLEEVNAGSINIGDRDVTDLPPKDRDIAMVFQNYALYPHMTVADNMGFALKMQNVAKDEREKRVLEAAKLLGLEDFLSRKPKALSGGQRQRVAMGRAIVRQPQVFLMDEPLSNLDAKLRVSTRTQIAALQTRLGVTTVYVTHDQVEAMTMGDRVAVMKDGVLQQVDSPLALYDKPRNLFVAGFIGSPAMNLLSGKVVDGGVQIGDYVVPVSREILAKAAGEDEITLGIRPENFVPAPGNDGIAIDIAVVEELGADSYLYGTRAGLSDEEKLNAPQLVARLQSRHPMTANQTVRLQPVTEALHVFSNKTGDRIS; encoded by the coding sequence ATGGCTGCTGTCAGCTTCAAGGACGCCACGCGCGTCTACCCGGGGTCTGACCACCCCGCCGTCGACAAGCTCAACCTCGAGATCGGCGACGGCGAATTCATGGTCCTCGTCGGCCCGTCGGGCTGTGGCAAGTCGACGTCCCTGCGCATGCTCGCAGGCCTCGAAGAGGTCAACGCCGGTTCGATCAACATCGGCGACCGCGACGTCACGGACCTGCCCCCGAAGGATCGCGACATCGCGATGGTCTTCCAGAACTACGCCCTCTACCCCCACATGACCGTGGCCGACAACATGGGCTTCGCCCTGAAGATGCAGAACGTGGCCAAGGACGAGCGCGAGAAGCGCGTCCTGGAGGCCGCCAAGCTGCTCGGCCTGGAGGACTTCCTGTCCCGCAAGCCGAAGGCCCTGTCCGGTGGCCAGCGCCAGCGCGTCGCCATGGGCCGCGCCATCGTCCGTCAGCCGCAGGTGTTCCTCATGGACGAGCCGCTGTCGAACCTGGACGCCAAGCTCCGCGTGTCCACCCGCACCCAGATCGCCGCGCTGCAGACCCGCCTCGGCGTCACCACCGTCTACGTGACCCACGACCAGGTCGAGGCCATGACGATGGGTGACCGCGTCGCGGTCATGAAGGACGGCGTCCTGCAGCAGGTCGACTCCCCGCTGGCCCTGTACGACAAGCCGCGCAACCTGTTCGTCGCCGGCTTCATCGGCTCGCCGGCCATGAACCTGCTCTCGGGCAAGGTCGTCGACGGCGGCGTCCAGATCGGCGACTACGTCGTTCCGGTGTCCCGCGAGATCCTGGCCAAGGCGGCCGGCGAGGACGAGATCACCCTCGGCATCCGCCCGGAGAACTTCGTCCCGGCCCCCGGCAACGACGGCATCGCGATCGACATCGCGGTCGTCGAGGAACTCGGCGCCGACTCCTACCTCTACGGCACCCGCGCCGGGCTGTCGGACGAGGAGAAGCTCAACGCTCCGCAGCTCGTGGCCCGCCTGCAGTCGCGTCACCCGATGACGGCGAACCAGACGGTCCGCCTGCAGCCGGTGACCGAGGCCCTGCACGTGTTCTCGAACAAGACCGGCGATCGCATCTCCTGA